From Halotia branconii CENA392, the proteins below share one genomic window:
- a CDS encoding metal ABC transporter permease produces MSFYDPCQLIGLAVTNSYDLVELLQFPFMQRAIAGAVLMGILGGLLGSFVTLRQLSFFSHAVGHAALVGVALGVLLQVNPTGMLLPFTLLFGVVVLYFIDKTDLASDSILSIVLSGALAIGVILTSLIKGYRGNLMAVLFGDILAIDATDLILTLLVLIGSSIFLLSTLRQQILLTLNSDVAQVQGIPVQLYRYGFVVLLSLAVAVAIKAVGVLLVNAFLVIPASTAKLMSHHFRHFLIMSVIVGSTSSIAGIIVSGLFNLASGPSIVLVQFLLFIAVFIGVKLKLKTA; encoded by the coding sequence ATGAGTTTTTACGATCCTTGCCAGCTAATTGGATTAGCTGTAACTAATAGTTATGATTTGGTAGAGTTGTTGCAATTCCCTTTTATGCAGCGAGCGATCGCAGGTGCTGTATTAATGGGAATACTGGGAGGTTTACTTGGTAGTTTTGTGACCTTGCGCCAGCTATCATTTTTCAGCCACGCTGTGGGTCATGCAGCATTAGTAGGGGTAGCGTTAGGTGTGCTGTTACAAGTCAATCCTACTGGGATGTTGTTACCTTTTACCTTACTTTTTGGCGTTGTTGTCCTCTACTTTATTGATAAAACCGATTTAGCTAGCGATAGCATACTTAGTATCGTGCTTTCAGGTGCATTAGCGATCGGTGTGATTCTCACTAGTCTGATTAAAGGATATCGCGGTAACTTGATGGCAGTACTTTTCGGCGATATTCTGGCGATTGATGCCACAGATTTAATTTTGACGCTACTTGTACTTATTGGTAGCAGCATATTTTTACTATCAACTCTACGACAGCAAATTTTATTGACCCTAAACTCAGATGTAGCCCAAGTACAAGGGATTCCAGTCCAATTATATCGCTATGGCTTTGTCGTCTTGCTTTCACTAGCCGTGGCCGTAGCCATTAAAGCTGTCGGTGTTCTACTAGTGAATGCATTTTTGGTAATTCCTGCTTCAACCGCCAAACTGATGAGTCATCACTTTCGTCATTTTCTGATTATGTCGGTGATAGTTGGTTCTACTAGCAGCATTGCTGGGATTATTGTGTCAGGTCTTTTCAACCTTGCTTCTGGCCCTAGTATTGTGCTGGTTCAGTTTCTGCTATTTATAGCTGTTTTCATTGGGGTAAAGTTAAAGTTGAAAACAGCATAA
- a CDS encoding choice-of-anchor W domain-containing protein yields MLALNKPINQYKLLFTLGLATLGLMIASNPAKAVSLVPLTSQDADTDFDDLDFNLLLDKKDFKELFVAEGRIGNNGLGGNGERELGINKDVRAAVNGGQPVTKGDLVWGNNKLWNFSLEYTGSKVTYKVFDSVQTLALTTQEFNGSVTDIFFRTFAQKNSSSNTNNSVNLSNLVLNGQAIGSLSSTGSAVSSDVDYIRVSDISTNFMLTGTTSFSWAGSAPQRSNLAFQIKVGSKKKVPEPSMLGAIFVATMTGAAALKRQKADSQQI; encoded by the coding sequence ATGCTAGCCTTAAACAAACCTATTAATCAGTACAAATTACTTTTTACTTTAGGATTAGCGACCTTGGGGTTAATGATTGCATCTAACCCAGCAAAAGCAGTTTCACTTGTTCCTTTAACATCCCAAGATGCTGACACAGACTTTGACGATCTAGACTTTAACTTGTTGCTTGATAAGAAAGATTTTAAAGAGTTGTTTGTAGCCGAAGGTCGAATTGGTAACAATGGTTTAGGAGGTAACGGAGAGCGAGAATTAGGAATTAATAAAGATGTAAGAGCAGCAGTAAACGGTGGTCAACCTGTTACTAAAGGTGATTTAGTTTGGGGAAATAACAAATTATGGAATTTCAGCCTGGAATATACAGGAAGTAAGGTGACTTACAAAGTTTTTGATAGTGTCCAAACATTAGCCCTAACAACTCAGGAATTTAACGGTTCTGTAACAGACATCTTTTTCCGCACTTTTGCCCAAAAAAATAGCAGTAGCAATACTAATAACTCTGTAAATTTGAGTAATCTCGTTTTAAACGGCCAAGCTATTGGCAGTCTCTCATCTACAGGTTCAGCTGTCAGTAGTGATGTAGACTATATTCGCGTCAGTGATATTTCTACAAATTTTATGTTAACTGGCACAACCTCCTTTAGCTGGGCAGGTTCAGCACCCCAGCGTTCTAATCTTGCCTTTCAAATCAAAGTAGGTAGTAAGAAGAAAGTACCAGAGCCTAGTATGCTAGGTGCTATTTTCGTTGCTACTATGACAGGTGCAGCTGCTCTAAAAAGACAAAAAGCAGATAGTCAACAAATTTAA
- a CDS encoding RNA recognition motif domain-containing protein, whose protein sequence is MSIRLYIGNLPKEEIDRQDLQAVFAEEGDAVTTKLIKDRKTGKCRGFGFLTVNNDEQADQIIEKYNGHLFKETPIKLEKALPRTKGEDNEDQAPKAASSSGSHPAPNINKDSNRREKGAKKSRRGGGGNRESSNTNADSDAIRPDPRWASELEKLKQMLAAQTTN, encoded by the coding sequence ATGTCCATTCGCCTATATATAGGTAATTTGCCAAAAGAAGAAATAGATCGTCAAGATCTGCAAGCAGTTTTTGCCGAAGAAGGTGATGCTGTAACTACGAAACTAATTAAAGACCGGAAAACTGGCAAATGCCGTGGTTTCGGTTTTCTTACGGTCAACAATGACGAGCAAGCTGACCAAATTATTGAAAAGTATAACGGTCACTTGTTTAAAGAAACTCCCATTAAGTTAGAAAAGGCATTGCCTCGGACAAAAGGTGAGGATAACGAGGATCAAGCTCCCAAAGCTGCTAGTTCTAGTGGTAGTCACCCTGCTCCTAACATCAATAAAGACAGCAATCGTCGTGAGAAAGGGGCTAAGAAGTCTCGGCGTGGCGGCGGCGGTAATCGCGAAAGCAGCAACACTAATGCTGACTCAGATGCTATTCGGCCAGATCCCCGTTGGGCTTCTGAACTCGAAAAGCTCAAGCAGATGCTAGCCGCGCAAACCACAAACTAA
- a CDS encoding glycosyltransferase family 4 protein, whose amino-acid sequence MNTTTEKCIALISVHGDPAIEIGKEEAGGQNVYVRHVGEALAQLGWQVDMFTRKVSKGQNPVVQHSQNCRTIRLIAGPVEFVPRDELFDYLPEFLDNFLQFQQANDITYPLIHTNYWHSSWIGMELKKIQGSKQVHTYHSLGVVKYNTIESIPLIASQRLAVEKEVLETAERIVATSPQEKQHMRSLVSSQGTIDIIPCGTDIQRFGAIERQAARSKLKIAPETKLVFYIGRFDPRKGIETLVRAINESQLRTSKNLQLIIGGGSTPGNSDGIERDRIESIVNKLGMNDCTIFTGRLSQEILPIYYAAADVCVVPSHYEPFGLVAIEAMASNTPVVASDVGGLRFTVVPEETGLLAPPQDVTAFTSAIDRILLNPEWRDKLGKAGRKRVETNFSWDGVANQLSELYTQFLEQPVAKKAALLTQ is encoded by the coding sequence ATGAATACTACCACTGAAAAATGTATCGCCTTAATTTCTGTCCACGGAGACCCAGCGATTGAAATTGGGAAAGAAGAAGCTGGAGGACAAAACGTTTATGTGCGTCATGTGGGTGAAGCACTAGCGCAGCTAGGATGGCAAGTTGATATGTTTACCCGAAAAGTCAGTAAAGGGCAAAACCCAGTTGTTCAACATAGTCAAAATTGTCGAACGATTCGTCTAATAGCCGGCCCTGTAGAGTTTGTACCACGGGATGAGCTTTTTGATTATTTGCCAGAATTTTTGGATAATTTTCTTCAGTTTCAGCAAGCAAACGATATTACATATCCATTAATTCACACCAACTATTGGCATTCTAGCTGGATAGGAATGGAACTAAAGAAAATTCAGGGTAGTAAACAAGTTCATACATATCATTCTTTAGGAGTAGTCAAGTACAACACGATAGAAAGTATTCCCTTAATAGCTAGTCAGCGATTAGCAGTTGAAAAAGAAGTTTTGGAGACAGCAGAAAGGATTGTAGCCACAAGTCCTCAAGAAAAGCAACACATGCGATCGCTTGTCTCCAGTCAAGGCACTATTGATATTATTCCCTGCGGTACTGATATTCAACGATTTGGTGCAATTGAGCGACAAGCAGCAAGATCCAAGTTGAAAATTGCTCCAGAAACCAAGCTTGTATTCTATATAGGGCGTTTTGACCCGCGTAAAGGTATAGAAACCTTAGTACGTGCAATCAATGAGTCTCAGTTACGCACTTCTAAGAACCTCCAGCTAATTATAGGTGGCGGTAGCACTCCAGGTAACAGCGACGGTATTGAACGCGATCGCATTGAAAGTATTGTTAATAAATTAGGAATGAACGACTGTACTATCTTTACTGGTCGCCTCAGTCAGGAAATTTTACCAATTTACTATGCTGCTGCTGATGTTTGCGTTGTTCCTAGTCACTACGAACCCTTCGGACTTGTAGCGATTGAAGCAATGGCAAGTAATACACCAGTGGTAGCAAGTGATGTTGGTGGACTTCGGTTTACTGTAGTTCCAGAAGAAACAGGTTTATTAGCGCCACCACAAGATGTAACTGCCTTTACATCTGCTATTGACCGAATTTTATTGAATCCAGAATGGCGAGACAAGTTAGGTAAAGCTGGCAGAAAGCGTGTGGAAACTAATTTTAGTTGGGATGGCGTAGCAAATCAACTCAGTGAACTTTATACCCAATTTTTGGAGCAACCAGTAGCCAAAAAGGCTGCATTGCTTACTCAATAA
- a CDS encoding M48 family metallopeptidase, translated as MPSHAESSLEAGLVSLKQGNYQTAIAQLEPLASSQGNGTASLQARVGLVMAYARIGEIRKAIALCQSLTQSKNPQVKEWAERALTHLTKSKKTQKTASKNSATGFVAFDNSRSDHAQVSAPSPQKPQNSEVETISSGNSQTLPSHGVQNKFIETTVTPKNSLLNSVGYTQPQEFGVYWRQAKRAKVWQPLRKPSLIPLRLLAAGTFIALFWVMREILKGAMGLVNYTLVKLPYLEPLQFLYRNPTSFLLVVLFTAIALSPWLLDWQLANFYGQRQLSKDVLNNYSRETGRVLHRYCQQRHWQIPKLLILPIAAPFALTYGNLPRNARIVVSQGLLEQLADDEIATIYAGQLGHITHWDFVVMSLVLLVTLPTYRLYQQFSEWGNKLSKGIWHWPVTIAASICYGFWCLLTGTALWLSRLRLYYSDRLAAEITGNPNALTRALLKIAIGVANDIQKAEHTSWQLESLNLLTPVGYQQSISLGSVAGRLTFESLLMWDHLNPYRWWLAINNTHPLIGDRIQRLCQIAYHWHIDPELHLTSQQSLSQQSLKVTRQSFLLQIAPFLGIPLGFLFAGLIWLSWQTAFTLKFLNLKWIYEDWSFVTGCLLIGFSIGLVIRMNSFFPDIKTANVQTDHLLPNLLANPSAIPIDSIKVHIVGKLLGRQGTGNCLAQDLILQSSTGLVKLHHISWLGQSVNPQDLIGRQITVIGWFRRGATPWIDIQTLQTQSGKTIHSPHPIWSTVLAVAAQAWGAYIFLTG; from the coding sequence ATGCCTTCACATGCCGAATCATCTTTGGAGGCGGGTTTAGTTTCCCTTAAGCAAGGAAATTACCAAACAGCGATCGCTCAACTAGAGCCTTTGGCTAGTAGCCAGGGTAATGGGACTGCTAGCTTGCAAGCCCGCGTTGGTTTAGTGATGGCTTATGCACGCATTGGCGAAATCCGCAAGGCGATCGCTCTGTGTCAAAGTCTCACACAAAGCAAAAATCCACAGGTTAAAGAGTGGGCAGAACGCGCACTCACACATTTAACAAAAAGCAAAAAAACTCAAAAAACAGCATCAAAAAATTCCGCAACAGGATTTGTTGCTTTTGATAATTCACGCTCAGATCATGCCCAAGTCTCAGCACCATCACCTCAAAAACCACAAAATTCTGAAGTAGAAACCATCAGTTCTGGTAATTCTCAGACTTTGCCATCTCATGGTGTGCAAAATAAATTTATAGAAACAACTGTCACACCAAAAAATAGCTTGCTTAATTCTGTAGGTTATACCCAACCTCAAGAGTTTGGCGTTTATTGGCGACAAGCAAAACGTGCCAAGGTATGGCAGCCTCTACGTAAACCAAGTTTAATACCCTTGCGGTTGCTGGCGGCAGGAACATTTATTGCTCTGTTTTGGGTGATGCGGGAAATACTCAAAGGGGCAATGGGATTGGTCAACTACACTTTAGTTAAGTTGCCCTATCTGGAGCCATTGCAGTTTTTATACCGCAATCCTACATCATTTTTGTTAGTTGTTTTATTCACAGCGATCGCCCTATCGCCTTGGTTATTAGATTGGCAATTGGCCAATTTTTATGGCCAGCGACAATTATCTAAAGATGTCTTAAATAACTACAGCCGGGAAACAGGAAGGGTACTACACCGCTATTGCCAACAGCGCCATTGGCAGATTCCCAAACTGTTAATTTTGCCCATAGCTGCACCATTTGCCCTGACTTATGGAAATTTACCCCGCAATGCCCGAATAGTAGTTAGTCAAGGACTATTAGAACAACTAGCAGATGATGAAATTGCGACAATCTACGCTGGTCAACTAGGACATATTACTCACTGGGATTTTGTGGTCATGTCTTTGGTATTGCTGGTAACTTTACCAACTTACAGGTTATATCAGCAATTCTCAGAGTGGGGAAACAAATTATCTAAGGGAATTTGGCATTGGCCAGTAACGATCGCGGCTAGTATTTGTTATGGATTTTGGTGTTTGTTAACTGGTACTGCTTTGTGGTTATCGCGGTTGCGACTTTATTATAGCGATCGCTTGGCAGCTGAAATTACTGGTAATCCCAATGCTTTAACTCGCGCTTTACTCAAAATTGCTATTGGCGTTGCTAATGATATTCAAAAAGCAGAACACACCAGTTGGCAGTTAGAAAGCTTGAATCTCCTCACCCCAGTCGGTTATCAACAGAGTATCTCTTTAGGTAGCGTCGCAGGTCGTCTCACCTTTGAATCTCTATTGATGTGGGATCATCTCAATCCCTATCGCTGGTGGCTAGCAATTAATAATACTCATCCTTTAATCGGCGATCGTATCCAGCGCCTCTGTCAAATAGCCTACCACTGGCATATAGACCCAGAACTACATTTGACTAGTCAACAATCTTTAAGTCAACAGTCTTTAAAAGTGACGCGCCAATCATTCCTATTACAAATCGCTCCTTTTTTAGGCATTCCTCTAGGTTTTTTATTTGCAGGTCTGATTTGGCTGAGTTGGCAAACTGCCTTCACACTCAAGTTTTTAAATTTAAAGTGGATCTATGAAGATTGGTCTTTCGTAACAGGTTGCTTGTTAATAGGTTTCAGCATCGGTCTGGTAATTCGGATGAACTCCTTTTTTCCAGACATCAAAACTGCCAATGTGCAAACTGATCACCTTTTGCCCAACCTCTTAGCCAATCCATCTGCTATCCCCATTGATAGCATTAAGGTACATATTGTCGGCAAACTTTTAGGTCGTCAGGGTACAGGTAACTGTCTTGCACAAGACTTAATCCTTCAATCCAGCACAGGTTTAGTGAAATTACATCATATTTCCTGGCTGGGGCAATCGGTCAATCCTCAAGATTTGATCGGTCGCCAGATTACTGTGATTGGTTGGTTCCGCCGAGGAGCTACACCTTGGATTGATATTCAAACATTACAAACTCAAAGTGGTAAAACAATTCATAGTCCTCATCCCATTTGGTCTACTGTTTTAGCAGTTGCTGCACAAGCTTGGGGTGCATATATTTTTCTTACAGGCTAG
- a CDS encoding metal ABC transporter substrate-binding protein, which translates to MVILAGKTHKMGILSLITLLIFSTVVGCKQSNTNQRTNYVQSPPAQEAASTPVESSEKIKIVTTFLPIYLFTKAVAGDAADVTILVPPGTEVHEYQATPENVKAIATANVLVKNGLGLEEFLEGTVKNAQNPQLTEIDASKGIKPLNEISPIETTTTKEKEHEHTEGNPHVWLDPVMAKQQVTNIRDGLIAVDPRNKTTYEANAAAYIQKLETLNSEFQQSLQKTPNCTFITFHDAYPYLAQRYNIKQVAVVEIPEDQLSPADVQNAVNTVKKYQVKALFSEPGVDNKLLKSLSKDLNLNLRTLDSLETGETNPQYYFQAMKANLQTLQTACK; encoded by the coding sequence ATGGTGATTTTGGCTGGTAAAACACATAAAATGGGCATTTTATCCTTAATTACTTTGCTGATATTTTCTACAGTTGTGGGCTGTAAGCAATCAAACACAAATCAAAGAACAAATTATGTGCAGTCGCCGCCAGCCCAAGAAGCAGCGTCTACTCCTGTAGAGTCCTCAGAAAAAATCAAAATAGTGACGACATTTTTACCGATTTATTTGTTTACTAAAGCGGTAGCTGGAGATGCAGCAGATGTGACAATTTTAGTGCCACCAGGAACGGAAGTACATGAGTATCAAGCGACACCAGAAAATGTCAAAGCGATCGCTACTGCAAATGTGCTAGTAAAAAATGGTTTGGGATTAGAGGAATTTCTGGAAGGCACTGTAAAAAATGCCCAAAATCCTCAGTTGACAGAAATTGATGCCAGCAAAGGGATTAAACCCTTAAATGAAATTTCACCCATTGAAACAACGACAACAAAGGAAAAAGAACATGAACACACCGAGGGGAATCCTCATGTTTGGTTAGATCCAGTTATGGCAAAACAGCAGGTAACAAATATCCGGGATGGATTAATAGCCGTTGATCCTAGAAATAAAACTACTTATGAAGCAAATGCTGCGGCTTATATTCAAAAACTAGAAACTTTAAATAGCGAGTTTCAACAAAGTTTGCAGAAAACTCCCAATTGCACTTTTATTACTTTTCATGATGCCTATCCATATCTTGCTCAACGCTATAACATTAAACAAGTTGCGGTGGTAGAAATTCCTGAAGATCAACTTTCACCAGCAGATGTACAAAATGCAGTTAACACAGTGAAAAAATATCAAGTTAAAGCTTTATTTAGTGAACCAGGGGTAGATAACAAATTATTAAAAAGCCTGTCCAAAGACTTGAATTTAAATTTGCGTACTTTGGATTCTTTAGAAACTGGCGAAACAAATCCACAGTATTATTTTCAAGCCATGAAAGCTAACTTACAAACTCTGCAAACGGCGTGTAAGTAA
- a CDS encoding COG3650 family protein, which yields MKVFICCVALLLFDASLLAHSPSNANESNSSIFVAETANNEEFIASGTEPFWSLTVSKKAIVYSSPNVQKQIFSYVAPLKAEARPADLLRVYRLRGKGNNILIIKKTEICSDGMSDKEYPYSAIFILGNQVLEGCATKK from the coding sequence ATGAAAGTTTTCATCTGTTGTGTTGCTTTGCTCTTATTTGACGCTAGTTTATTAGCTCACAGTCCCAGTAATGCTAATGAATCAAATAGCAGCATCTTTGTTGCAGAAACTGCTAATAATGAAGAATTTATCGCTAGCGGTACAGAACCTTTTTGGAGTCTTACCGTGAGCAAGAAGGCAATTGTCTACTCTTCACCAAATGTGCAAAAGCAAATCTTCTCTTATGTTGCACCCTTAAAAGCAGAGGCGCGTCCCGCAGACTTGTTGCGAGTTTACCGACTTAGGGGCAAAGGTAACAATATTTTAATTATCAAAAAAACCGAGATCTGTAGCGACGGTATGTCAGATAAAGAGTATCCCTATTCTGCAATTTTTATCCTGGGCAATCAGGTTTTAGAAGGTTGTGCCACGAAAAAATAA
- a CDS encoding iron uptake porin, whose translation MQKLGKYLLVSPVVCSMMILTGTAFAEEISTISEKNQLSTVASPVNKVEKFNQNQVIAQVTSVSQLSDVQPTDWAFQALQSLVERYGCIAGYPNSTYRGNRALTRYEFAAGLNACLDRVNELIATATAELVTKQDIATLQRLQSEFSAELATLRGRVDALEARTSELEANQFSTTTKLQGQVVAAITDVFGSDNVNGGEITDTNTTLGVRARIELVTSFTGQDTLFTRIQANNIISPDIGTPEGNLFFAGEDGTTDAAIDALFYAFPLGEKTQVIAIANAGAADDLTDTINIFDGDGAFGALSTFGTRNPIYYQMDGAGLGVTHEFSDKLALSLGYLSGGANDPSPKNGLFDGAYGALAQLTIKPSDRISIGLTYINSYKQPLPTGSNAATFTPLLNQNGELDTAFSSNSYGVQASIGISDQIVLGGWAGYTNSRILSGNRGDIDIWNYAVTLGFPDLGKKGNLAGIIAGVEPRVTSSSVAGLERDRDTSYHLEAFYQYQISDNISITPGVIWLTSPDHNDDNDDIFIGALRTTFSF comes from the coding sequence ATGCAAAAGTTAGGGAAATATCTGCTGGTAAGTCCAGTAGTCTGTAGCATGATGATACTTACTGGTACTGCGTTTGCAGAGGAAATATCTACAATATCGGAAAAAAATCAGCTTTCAACTGTAGCAAGTCCAGTCAATAAAGTTGAGAAATTTAATCAAAATCAGGTGATAGCGCAAGTTACCTCAGTATCTCAATTATCGGATGTCCAACCTACAGATTGGGCATTTCAAGCTTTACAATCATTAGTCGAGCGTTACGGCTGTATTGCGGGTTATCCCAATAGCACTTATCGTGGTAATCGCGCGCTGACAAGATATGAGTTCGCCGCTGGTTTGAATGCGTGTCTTGATCGAGTTAATGAACTTATTGCCACTGCAACTGCTGAACTGGTAACAAAACAAGATATAGCCACACTGCAAAGGTTGCAATCAGAATTTTCCGCAGAATTAGCAACATTAAGAGGTCGTGTAGATGCCCTAGAAGCACGTACATCTGAACTGGAAGCTAATCAGTTTTCTACTACAACTAAACTACAAGGACAAGTTGTCGCAGCCATTACTGATGTTTTTGGAAGTGACAACGTTAATGGTGGAGAAATCACAGATACAAATACGACTCTTGGGGTAAGGGCAAGGATTGAACTTGTAACTAGTTTTACAGGTCAAGATACCCTATTTACTAGAATCCAGGCTAATAATATTATCAGTCCTGACATTGGTACACCAGAAGGTAACTTATTCTTTGCTGGTGAAGACGGTACTACTGATGCCGCTATCGATGCTTTATTTTACGCTTTTCCTTTGGGAGAAAAGACACAGGTAATTGCGATCGCTAATGCTGGTGCAGCAGATGATCTTACCGATACTATAAATATCTTTGATGGAGATGGTGCTTTTGGGGCTTTATCAACCTTTGGCACACGTAATCCAATTTATTACCAGATGGATGGTGCAGGGTTAGGAGTAACCCATGAGTTTAGTGATAAATTAGCACTCAGTTTAGGATATTTGAGTGGTGGAGCTAACGATCCATCTCCCAAAAATGGTTTATTTGATGGTGCTTACGGTGCATTAGCACAATTAACAATTAAACCAAGCGATCGCATATCTATTGGTTTAACTTACATCAATTCCTACAAACAGCCATTACCTACAGGTAGTAACGCTGCCACCTTCACACCCTTGTTAAATCAGAATGGTGAACTAGATACCGCATTTTCTAGTAATTCTTATGGTGTTCAAGCATCTATCGGCATCAGCGATCAAATAGTCTTGGGTGGTTGGGCTGGATATACTAATAGCCGTATCCTATCTGGTAATCGTGGAGATATTGACATTTGGAACTATGCCGTTACCCTCGGCTTTCCTGACCTTGGTAAAAAAGGTAACTTGGCTGGGATTATTGCTGGTGTGGAACCTAGGGTAACAAGTTCTAGTGTTGCAGGTTTAGAAAGAGATAGGGATACTTCCTATCACCTAGAAGCTTTTTACCAATACCAAATCAGTGACAACATCAGTATCACCCCTGGAGTCATCTGGTTGACATCCCCAGATCATAATGATGACAACGATGATATTTTTATTGGTGCTTTGAGAACTACATTCAGTTTCTAA
- a CDS encoding metal ABC transporter ATP-binding protein codes for MTTPILKVEGLTVYQGSHLAVRDVAFELLPGTDTAIVGPNGAGKSTLVKAVLDLIPRNAGQIEIFARPISRLGNLRHLLGYMPQNFIFDRSFPISVSELVGLGWTSEAKRTSSFFSKLQRQNQEKSVAVIEALQRTDAYHLRHQTIGTLSGGQLKRVLLAYCLVRPRKLLILDEAFAGVDVQGTTDFYALLNELKQEEGWTVLQVSHDIDMVSRHCDRVLCLNQTVVCTGQPEIALSPQNLLATYGPGFSRYQHHHN; via the coding sequence ATGACCACGCCAATTTTAAAAGTAGAGGGATTAACTGTATATCAAGGCAGTCATTTAGCTGTGCGGGATGTTGCTTTTGAATTATTGCCAGGAACAGATACAGCGATAGTTGGCCCCAACGGCGCGGGTAAAAGCACTTTGGTCAAAGCGGTTTTAGATTTGATTCCCCGCAATGCTGGCCAGATTGAAATATTTGCTCGTCCAATTTCTAGACTAGGAAATTTGCGTCATTTATTGGGTTATATGCCGCAGAATTTCATTTTTGACCGCAGTTTTCCTATCTCTGTGAGTGAGTTAGTAGGATTGGGATGGACTAGTGAAGCTAAAAGAACAAGTTCGTTTTTCTCAAAGTTACAGAGGCAAAACCAGGAAAAATCAGTAGCAGTCATAGAAGCTTTACAGCGTACTGACGCTTATCATCTGCGACATCAAACTATTGGTACTCTCAGCGGTGGTCAACTTAAACGGGTATTATTAGCTTACTGCTTGGTAAGACCGCGAAAACTTTTAATATTAGATGAAGCCTTTGCCGGCGTAGATGTGCAAGGTACAACAGATTTTTATGCATTGTTGAATGAACTTAAGCAAGAAGAGGGGTGGACAGTGTTACAGGTTTCCCATGATATTGATATGGTAAGCCGCCATTGCGATCGCGTCCTCTGCCTCAACCAAACTGTTGTTTGTACCGGACAGCCGGAAATTGCTCTTTCACCCCAAAACCTTTTAGCAACCTACGGGCCAGGATTCAGCCGCTACCAACATCACCACAACTGA